Proteins from a genomic interval of Rickettsia sp. Oklahoma-10:
- a CDS encoding porin encodes MKSLLLATSIICFASAGVAAVNPIPVISHSDTEIKLEGFYLFESGYLKQDHLILFDKNLTDNRKKLGFYTEAAFAATITKIINDVVAGAKIVLQPTTRAKTSTSYNGSHIFIETSYGKVELGSPADASAKLRITGSQVTAGTGGCSRYALLDGQYMRYKGLKPDFDTNSSFYLESYSNSFDQINDKSERARRINFFTPKMQGFQAGISYTPDTANTGGNRDINNLALESSGRNGMSVSKTGIKTVKLGNNETMTINQNVRDAFSAGLTYEHEISEDADLKLSVTGEYGRPVRRLIHAKMDDTKVVGALNTYKLSNLKAYNLGLVFTYGNFSCGASYGSLGKSLTAKEYHKVSRDTYYYNGAVAYRQGPIKTSLEYLKTSKYKNTFDTVSLATEYNIMPGLLPYAEISHFQAKGKPVYCPEAPSKTTRGTVALIGTKLKF; translated from the coding sequence ATGAAAAGTTTATTATTAGCTACAAGTATTATTTGTTTTGCATCGGCTGGTGTTGCTGCAGTAAATCCAATACCTGTTATTTCTCATTCTGATACTGAAATAAAATTAGAAGGATTTTATTTATTTGAAAGTGGTTATCTTAAACAGGATCATTTAATTTTATTTGATAAAAATTTGACCGATAATAGGAAAAAGCTAGGGTTTTATACGGAAGCAGCGTTTGCAGCAACTATTACTAAAATAATCAATGATGTAGTAGCAGGTGCTAAAATAGTGCTTCAGCCTACCACAAGAGCAAAAACCTCAACAAGTTATAATGGATCACATATCTTCATTGAAACTAGTTACGGTAAAGTAGAACTCGGTTCTCCTGCCGACGCAAGTGCTAAATTGCGTATTACCGGCTCTCAAGTAACTGCAGGAACCGGAGGATGTTCTAGATATGCCCTACTTGACGGTCAGTATATGAGGTATAAAGGCTTAAAACCAGATTTTGATACTAATTCTAGCTTTTATCTTGAATCATACTCGAACTCTTTTGATCAAATCAATGATAAATCTGAAAGAGCTAGAAGAATAAACTTTTTTACACCTAAAATGCAAGGCTTCCAAGCCGGTATCTCTTATACTCCCGATACTGCTAATACAGGCGGTAATAGAGATATAAATAATTTAGCACTTGAAAGCTCAGGAAGAAATGGGATGAGTGTTTCTAAAACTGGAATAAAGACAGTGAAATTAGGAAATAATGAAACTATGACTATCAATCAAAATGTTAGAGATGCTTTTTCTGCCGGCTTAACTTATGAACATGAAATTAGTGAAGATGCAGACTTGAAATTATCTGTTACCGGAGAGTATGGCAGACCTGTTCGTCGTCTTATTCATGCTAAAATGGACGACACTAAAGTAGTAGGAGCACTAAATACTTATAAGCTTTCTAATTTAAAAGCATATAATCTTGGCTTAGTATTTACTTACGGTAATTTCTCTTGTGGGGCTTCTTACGGTAGTTTAGGTAAAAGCTTAACTGCTAAGGAATATCATAAAGTCAGTCGTGATACCTATTATTACAATGGAGCAGTTGCTTATAGACAAGGACCTATAAAAACAAGCCTTGAATATCTTAAAACTTCAAAATATAAAAACACCTTTGATACTGTAAGCTTAGCTACTGAATATAATATCATGCCTGGTTTATTACCATATGCTGAAATTTCTCATTTCCAAGCTAAAGGTAAGCCTGTATATTGCCCTGAAGCACCTAGTAAGACAACACGAGGTACTGTTGCTCTTATAGGCACAAAACTTAAGTTTTAA